The window CAAGCTCACACCGGCACTCTATTTCTCGATGAGGTCGGCGAGCTGACGCTTGAGGGCCAAGCCAAACTGCTGCGCATTCTCGAAGGTCATCCCTTCTTGCCCGTCGGCTCGACCAAAGAGGTCAATGTCGACGTGCGAGTGATAGCAGCTACCAATCGCGACCTGCGCGAATTTGTGCGCGATCATAAATTTCGCGAAGACCTTTATTACCGCCTGAGTGTCTTCGAACTTTACATACCGCCGCTCCGCGATCGCGGTGCTGACATCGACATGCTAGCGGAATTCTTTCTCAATCACTTCCGCAAGCAACATGGTCGGCCCAATTTGTTGATAGCACCCGACACGCGCGAACGCTTGCTCAGCTATCAGTGGCCTGGCAATGTGCGGCAGCTGCGCAATGTGCTCGACTCTGCCGTGGTAATGTGCGAAGGAAATACGATCCTTCCCGACGATCTCGGATTGCGGGATGTTGGTGGCGGCAAAGAACTTGAGTCATTACGCCTTGATTTCTGGGAACGAAAGCTGATACAAGAGGCGCTGAATCGGACGGATGGCAATGTTCCTGAAGCGGCGAAACTTTTGGGATTAGGGCGAGCTACGTTGTACCGGAAAATCGAGGAATATGGGATAGTTCGCCGATAAGGTTATTACCGCCCGATCTTCCTGCCTCTCGTTGACCACGGAAAAGTTGAAAATGGATGTTCACTTTCCTTCCTTCCGACCCCATCCTTGGGTTCGCGGTGGACATTTACAGACGATCCTCGGCTGCTATTTCTTTCATCAGACGATTACGTACACCGCGACTCAGCATCGCGTGACGCTCGATGATGGTGACGCAATCGTCGTGCACGACGATCGTCCGCAGAAATGGCAACCGAATGATCCCGTCGCCTTGCTCGTGCATGGCCTCGGTGGTTCGCATCAATCGGGTTACATGCAGCGCTGCGCAAAGAAACTCAACGCGCACGGCGTGCGCGTGTTTCGCATGGACCTTCGCGGCTGCGGCGCCGGCATCGGTCTGGCCCGACAACTCTGCCATGCGGGACGCAGCGACGATGTCGCGGCGGTACTCAACGACATCAACGTTCGCTGCCTGAATTCGCCGACGGCGGTCATCGGGTTTTCGATGGGGGCCAACATGGTCCTCAAGCTGGCGGGCGAATGGGCAGATCAAGCTCCGGACAATGTGGTGGGCGTGATGGCGGTCGCGCCCCCGGTCGATCTCGGCGTCACCTGCCTGAATGTGCAAAAAGTGCTGCGCGGCATGTACGATCGCTCTTTCGTAACCGGACTGCGCCGCTACATTGCCAACCGCGAACGCAACACGCCCGACTGCACACCCGTACCACTTCCCGCAAGTCTCCGCGGCATTCGTGATTTCGACGCGTGTGTCACGGCGCCGCTGTCGGGCTTTGCCGATGCGGATGATTACTACTCGCAAGCGAGCTCGGGGCCGTATCTTCGCAAAATTCGCATTCCTACGCTGATTGTCGCGGCCAAAGATGACCCGATCGTGCCGATCGACTGTTTGCAGCAATCGCAGATCTCGGACGCGGTGAAACTGATTATCGCCGACGGCGGTGGGCACTTGGGATACGTCGCTGCTCGCAGCAAAGATCCTGACTGTCGTTGGCTTGATTGGCGCGTCGTCGATTGGACGCTGGCCCACATGCCTGGACCGCTGGTCGCCGCCAACTGGCGGTTGACGCGGCCGAATTTGAACACGCTGCCGGGTGTGCAACACTCGGTTTAGGGCTGATAGCGCAGGAATTTTCCGGGCGCGCTGCCGTTGAATTCAATCGGTGCAGCGTTTTTCACAATCACCTGGCCGTTCACCAGTACGTGTTCGATGCCGGCGCAGATTTGCTGCGGCTGCTCGTACGTCGCGTGATCGGCGACGGTCACTGCATCGAAGACCACCAAGTCTGCCCAAGCTCCTTCTCGAATTACGCCGCGATCGCGCAAGCCAAAACGCGCAGCCGGCACGCCGCTGAGCTTCTGCACGGCAGATTCAAGCGAGAAAAGTCGCTGCTCGCGAACGCAACTCCCCAGCAGTCTCCCCGTCGAACCATACACGCGCGGATGCACGACGCTATTTTTTACAGCGTGTACGCTGCTGCTGTCGGGAAACCAAATACCGTCGCTTCCCATCATGTACAGATCGTGCGCGAGAAGCGGCTGAACCAGTGAATCGTCGCCGGCGTTGATGACCAGCAGCATGGCCAGGTTTTCTTCGATCAGCAAGTGATAGAGGGCTTCTTCGGCGGGTCGATTCATTTCGGCGATGTAGTCGGAAAGCAACTTGCCGTGATGAATCGAGTTGTTGCCGCTGCTGGTCCACGCGATGTGAAACTTGTCGAGCGACACGCCGAGATTCGCCAGACCGACGCGAAAGCGCGCGAGCAATTCATCGCGCCCCATGTTTGCCACGACCTGCAGCGGCCCCTCGCGCCAGGCTTCGTACGGCAGCAGGTAATTGAGCATCGTGCTGCTGCGCTGGTAGGGATAGACGTCGAATGACAAATCGACTTCTCGGCGAGCTCGCTCGAGAAACTCCAGCACCTGATCGACTTCCTGCGGCGTGGTTCCCTTGAGGTGCGAAATGTGAACCTTCACGCCGGCCCGCTTGCCGATCTCCACCGCTTCGTCGAGAGCAACAAACAAGCCGGCTTTGTAGCGAATGTGCGTGACGTATAAACCGTCGAACCGCGCGATCGCCCGGCAAGCATCGACCAACTCGTCCGTCGTCGCCGCGCATTGCGTCAGGTAATCGAGCCCCGTCGACAGCCCCACGCCGCCTTGCTCCATTCCCATTTCAATCTCACGGCGAATGTTTCGCCGTTGGTAATCATCGAGAGGCCGATGACCAAAGCCGGCGTGCAGCGTCCGGCAGTTGGCGTAGGGGACGTGCGTCGCTACGTTTTGCGCCGTGTGTCCGTCCAGCAGCGCGCAATATTCGCCGATGCTCTCCCAGTCGCGATATTCCTGCAGCCGCAAACCATTCAGGGCTCGCAGATAAAAAATCCACTGCCGCCAGGTGTGGCGATCGACCGGCGCATAAGAAATGCCGTCGGCCATCAACACTTCGGTGGTGAAGCCTTGGCTGGTCTTCGGCCAGAAATTTGTCTGCGAGAGGAGCCAGCCGTCGCTGTGATTGTGAACGTCAACAAAGCCCGGCGCGACAATCCGCCCCGTCGCATCGATTCGCGCCGCCGCGGCAACGCTCGACAATTCGCCAACGGCAGCAATTCGCCCATCCAGCAATCCGACGTCGCCGCGGATGCGCGGCGCTCCGGTGCCATCGATGATTTCGCCGCCATGAATGATCGTGTCGAACAACGTAAATCTCCGCTAGTTTCGCTCGGCCCTGCTCCGGGCACTTCGGCTGCCTATAATAACGGTGCTGGAGGAGCATTTTCACCATGACCGAACATCAAGTCACGATTTACACCCGGGCCGGTTGCCATCTGTGCGACGACGCGCGGGAACTGCTCGAGCGCTACGGCTTGTCGCCTGAGCTCGTCGATATCGACGCCGATCCCGCCCTGCGCGAGCGCTACACCACCTGCGTGCCGGTGGTCCTCATCGACGGCAAGGAACGATTCCGCGGCAAAGTGAACGAAGTGCTGCTGCGGCGGCTGCTCTAAGCGGGCCCACGGAATAGAATAAGAACATGCTTTCGTCGTTGCTGATTCAAAACCTGATTGTCGGTGCCATCGTGCTCGTCGCGACCGTGCTGCTGTTGATTCGCGCCAGCAAATATCTGCGCCCCGCGAAGAGCAACGCTGGCTGCGCGTCGGGTTGTGGCGGCTGCGCCAGTCAGACAAAGATGCAGACGAATCTGCCGGCAAATCTATCGAGCCAGCCTAAGTTGCTTCAACTGGGCCAGACTTCTCGGCGCGAGTAACGCTTAGGGCCAGTTGGTCAGGGCTACGCCATCGATCGGGTTACACGCCGCGGCCCAAACGGCGGAATCGATGCTCGACGAAATCGTTTTTACACTGCCGTCGCTCATGCACACGCCAATGCCACCAGGATGAGGCGTTTGGGGCAGGATCGGGTCGCAGTTGTTGTACCAGTGGGGCGATTGCTGGAACTTGGCACAGGCCGGATAAGCCGCGCCCGACGTGAGCACCACCGGATCCTTGGCCACGTTGCCGATGCAAAAGATTGGCTGCCAGGTTTGATTGGAATCGCTCCATAGGTTGCCATTGGTCGCCGCGCCGTTCGGATCGCCACCATTGCCGCACGTGCCATAACGCTCGGTAAAGACCACCGTGTTCGACAGCCCATCGGTCAGCTCGGAACTCTTGGCGACCCCTTCGCGGCAATCGGCATTCGTCGATCCATCGGGATTGCCGACGACGTAATAGTTGCCCGCATAGTTGCCGATGGCCCAGCCATTCGCGCCGCCGTGCGTGGTCGCTCCCATGCCGCGCGGCGAACTCGTTTCGCTCGGACATTGATGAGCCTTCAACGGCGTTTGATACACCAGCTTGCCGCCGACACTGGTGCCGACGTTGAGCATTGACGCTTCGTACAGCGGCCGTTGTTCGATATACGGCAGCAGCCAATTGAAGAGCGTAAATCCGACGGCGGGCTTGAATTTGTCCTGCACCGTATGCACAGCGCCACTCGCGCTCGAAATCAGCGCCGGATACTGCTGGTAAGAATCCTCGAAGTTATGCAACGACAAGCCGTGCTGCTTGATGTTGTTCTGGCACTGCGACCGCCGAGCTGCTTCGCGAGCCGCCTGCACCGCGGGCAGAAGGAGCGCGACCAGCACACCGATGATCGCAATCACCACCAACAATTCGACCAGCGTAAACGCCGGGCTGCGAGAGTGCCGCCGCGGCTGTACGAACGAAAACATGACAGACTCTCCCACAGACAAGAGAAATAGGAAGGAGAGGACGCTGTAAGATAATCTCGCCGCCACGGCCGTGGCAAGAGAAACTCGCGTTTCGTCGGCTGAAGTGAAGAGCTGAATTCCGGCCGTGCCTGACGGCTACACTTGCCACCATCTCGCACTAAAATGCGAGGATGGAAATTCGTACTTTGGTTTCGCTCCTCGATCAATCCAGTGACGTGGCGGAAACGCTCCAGGCCTGGCGGGTGAGCGATCCGGCCGCGGCCAGGCACGCGCTGCTCGACCTCGCCGATGGGGGCGTGCCGCTCGATCTGCTCGCCACACTCTGCTCACAGCTCGATACTCTGCTGCCGGAAACGCCCGATCCGCTCACCGTGCTCGAGGGAGTGCGGCAGTTCATTCTGGCTTCGCGCAGCCCGCTGTCGTTTGCAGCGCTCGTCGAGCGCGATGCCACCACGCTGCCGATGCTGGTGCGAGTCCTCGCTTGGGGCGGCGTTTGGCGGGAAACGATTCTCCGCGATCCGGAAGCATTCGATCTATTGCGCTTGACCGAAGGCCAGCCGGTGGAACGAGCGACACTCGTCGCCGACGTTACCGCCGAAGCGACACACCTGCTCGACGAACGCTCGCAGATCTCGGCACTCCGCCGTATCAAACGTCGCGAGCAACTGCGCATCTTTTACGGCGAACGAGTCGGCAAACACAAGCCTGAGCTCGTCTGGCAGCAACTCACCTACCTGGCCGAAGCTCTCTTGGCCGGTGGACTCGCAGCTGCGCAGCAAAAATTGCAAGCGAGCAAAACGGCGACCGGTTCGCCGCGACGCGTCGTGCCGCTGGGGGCGGTTTCGCTCCTCGCGTTCGGTCGCTGCGGCGCGGGAGAACAAGATTACGGCGAGCGATTGCAACTGCTCCTTCTGCACGAAACGCTCCCCGCCGACGATGCTCAGCGCCGCGCAGCTGCTGATCAATACGAACGCCTCGCTCGGCAGCTCTTTCGGTTGCTCACGGAAAACACCGATCTGGGGATCGCCTACAAAGTCGAGCTGCAGTCGATTCCCAATCGCGAGACATCCCCGACAGTGATTGCCGCCAATGAAGCGGCAGCTCTCTTCGACGAATTCGGCCGAACCTGGCATCGGCAGAGTTTTACGCAGGCGCGCTGCGTCGCCGGCGATCGGCCATTGGCAGATTCGTTTCTGCAACAACTTCAACCGTGGGTCTTTCGCCGCCTGCTGTCGCGCGCCGATGAAGCAGGGCTGCGAGCACTCAAGCGGCGAATCGTTCGCCGGGCCGAATTGGCCGCGGCTTCGGCAGAGAAGCACGATATTGAAATCGGCCCCGGCGGTTTGTTTGACTTCGAACAAACCATTCAGTTTCTGCGCCTGCTCAGCGGCGGCGATCAGCCGCGCGTGCGACTTCCCGGCACGCTCGACGCCATCGCGGGTCTCGAGCAAGAAGGCTCGATCAGCGTACAAGAGCGCACGGCGCTCGAGGATGCCTACCTCGCTCTGCGCAAAGAATTGCATGCAGCGCAAACTTCGGCCAGCGACAGTGCCGCTGCGCGGAGCACGGGGCCATCTCCCGTGACTTACGAACTGCTTCGCGGTTTGCTGCAGGCGGCGTTTCCCGACGAAACCGATCCGCCGCCGGAAGTCGATTTGCTCCAGGCGCCGCATCCCACGGCAGCCGAGGCAGCGCAAATTCTCTCGCCCTATCGATTTCAGGACTGTGCGACGGCACTGCGGCATCTCAACGATCTGGCCAGCGAACGCACGGCCTTTTTGTCGACGCGGCGATGTCGTTATTACCTGTCGTCGATCATCGGCCGATTGCTTACTGCCATCGCCGCTACGCCGCAGCCCGATGTGACGCTGGCCAACCTCAGCCGCGTGAGCGATTCGCTCGGCTGCAAAGGCGTGCTGTGGGAATTGTTCCATTCGCATCAGCCGTCGCTCGAGCTTTACGTGCGCGTGTGCGGCTGCAGTCCCTATCTGTCGGACCTGATGATCACGAATCCAGGCATGCTCGATGAGCTGCTCGATTCGCTGCAATTGCGCCGACACCCGGAACTCGCCGAGCTGCAGCGGACTTGGCAGGAACTGCAGCGCGGAGGCGGACCAGCGTTGCCGAAGTTGCTCGCGCTCAAGGCTTCGCGCCATTTGCAGATCGGCGTGCGCGATGTGCTGCAGCGCGAACCGATCGAAGCCACGCATCGCGCTTTGAGTGATGTTGCCGAAGTTGCGCTCGCTGTCGTCGCCCGGCAGGAGTTCGATCGCCTGGTCGAAAAGCACGGCAGGCCGATGATCGAAGAAGGCCCGTTCGCGGGAGAGCAGTGCGGCTTTGTGATTCTCGGCCTCGGCAAACTCGGCGGACAAGAGCCGAACTATCACAGCGATCTGCAAATCGCCTTTGTCTATGAAGCCGAAGGCTCCACACAAGGCGTCGAACGAGCGAAACGCGTGCAGCCGACGACGAACGGCCATTTCTTTACGCAACTCGCCCAGCGCGTGTTGAAAGAAGTTTCGCAGTCCACCCCGCAAGGACGATTGCATCCGCTCGAAGCGGGCCTGCGACCGCTGGGGACGGCTGGGCCGCTGGCAAATTCGCTCGCCGATCTGGCCGCTCACTTTCAGTCGGGCGAAGCGCCGCTCGCTCACTGGCTATCGCTCCTCAAGGCCCGCGCGATCTTCGGCCCCGCGCCGTCGCAAGCCACCGCGATGAATGCGGTCCGGCAATGGCTCACCGCACGACCTTGGCAGCAAGCCGACGCCCGGCAGCTGTATCACGATCGCCTGCAACTCGATCAAGGCGCGGCGGCGTTCAATGTGAAGCGCGGCGTCGGCGGCACGCTCGATATCGAAACGGTCGTGCAACGTTTGCAACTGGAACACGCCCATCGGCATCCTCGCATTCTCGTACCAGGAACGCTCGCCGCGATCCAAGCCTTGGAAGAAGCCGGCATATTCTCGCAGACCGAAGCCGCTCGCTGGTCGGAATCGTATCGCCTGCTGCGACGCATCGAAGGTGGAATTCGGCTGCTGAATACGCGCGACCGGCACGTGTTGCCGGGCGATGGTGTTGATCTGCAGCGACTCGCGCTGCTGCTCGATTATCCTTCGCCAGACGACCTCCTGACCGCGTGCAAGCAAACGATGACCAGCAACCGCGAGCGTTTCCACGCCGCCTTTGCCGATGCCCTGCAGTGGCTCGAAGAACAGAATCAGTGATCGCTAGCCGTCCGTTTGCGGTTATGAAACCGGCAGCGAGTTGTTACGATAAAAGCTGACTCAACCCCAGTTCCTAGCCCCCAGCCCCCGTTCCCCCATGCGAATCATCCTGGCTGCTCCCCGCGGTTTTTGTGCGGGGGTGAATATGGCGATCGAAAGCCTCGACCTGGCGATTCAGGCCTTCGGCACGCCAATCTACGTCTATCATGAGATCGTCCACAATAAATACGTGGTCGAAACCTTTCGCGATAAAGGGGCCATCTTCGTCGACCACCTGGAAGAAGTTCCTCCCGGCGCGACGTTGCTCTTTTCCGCGCACGGCGTCTCGCCCGCCATTCGCAATCTGGCCAAGGAGCGGAAGCTGCGGGCCATCGATGCCACCTGCCCGCTGGTCACCAAGGTCCACCTCGAAGCCATCCGCTTCGCTCGCGACGGCTACACAATTTTCCTCATCGGCCATGAGGGGCACGACGAAGTGATCGGCACGATGGGCGAAGCTCCCGCGGCGATCCAGCTCGTCGAGACCGAAGAAGACATCGCCGCGCTCAGCTATCCGCCCGATGCCAAGCTGGCCTTCCTCACGCAAACGACTCTCTCCGTCGACGATGCCAATCGCATCATTCGCTGCTTGAAGGAACGATTCCCTCAAATCATCGGCCCGCCGAAAGAAGACATCTGCTACGCCACCACCAATCGTCAAGAAGCGGTTCGCACGCTCGCCGTTGAAGCCGATCTGGTGCTTGTGCTCGGCAGCCAGAACAGCTCGAACAGCCAACGCCTCCGCGAGCTCGCCACCGAGCACGGCGTGCAAGCGTATTTGATCGATGGCCAGGCCGATGTCGATGACAAATGGTTCGAAGGGGTCGAGACCGTCGTGATGACCGCCGGCGCGAGCGCGCCGGAATCGGTTGTGCAGGAATGTGTCGAATATCTCCGCGAGCATTTTCACGCAACGGTCGAGGTCCGCACGCTGCGGCTCGAAGATATTCACTTTCCGCTGCCGCGCGAGTTGCGCGGGCTGCAGATCAGCCAGAGCTAAGGAAGCGGGAGATGGGAAGCGGTTTGTTTCGTGGCCTGACGGCTGCGCTCTGTGTTTCCCTGCCGGCGGTAATTTGCTGGGGGCTCCTCAGTATCGCTGGATCGCCAACTCACGAGCAGGAATCGGCGGTCCGCACTCCTAACCCGGCCAAGTTTGTCGATCCCGATCCGGTCAGCAACGGCCTGATGTGTATGAACCCGCGCCTGGTTTGGCCGGCGCAACTCTGGAAACCGATTTTCGTGGTCGGCTGCGTCGCTTGGACGCTTGCCGCGCTATTCTTCCGCGGCAGATGGGCCCGCATAAATTGGCTCGCGGGCAGCAGCCTATTCTTCGGCCTCGCCCTCGCCTGGCCATGGCTTCTCGGCTTACTTACACCACTCATCTTTCCCTAACCCCCAGTTCCCAGCCACCAATCCCCGCCCGCGGCGCCGTTTTGTAAAAACTTCCCTTTTCACTCAAGCCCAGCGGCTGCTACAACCCCGACCCTTCTCAACTCACTCGGTCGAGGGTCGAAACATGCCAGGTCTGGCTCTGCGCGTTCGCATATTCACGCTGGTAGTTGTCTGTCTGCTCCTCGCCACGGCAGCTTCGGCAGCGCCCCCTTGGGCTCAGTTGATTCCCTTCCGCAGCGGCGGCGGCGCGCCGGTGCGCACCGCTTCGGCGACGATCACGCGCGATGCCGATTTCAGCCTGACCGAACAGCACGGTCCCTGGATGATCATGTGCGCTACGTTCGTCGACAAGTTTGAAGCCGACGGCCAAACCACGACTGGCGAAGCGCAAGCCGAAGCGCTCGTTCGTGAACTCCGTTCGAAGCATCGCCTGCAAGCTTACATCTTTCGTCAGCGTTTTGATTTCACCCAGAAGGAAGCGGGCCTCGGCCTGAATCGTTTTGGTGGCGACAAGAAAATGAAAGCCCTGCGGCCGCGCGAGTTCGACGAAATCGCCGTCATGGTCGGCGACTTCCAAACAGTCAACGATCCAGCGCTCGAGAACACTCTCAAGGCGATCAAGAAGCTGCAACCGAAATGCATGACCAAGGACCCCACGCAGGCCGACTCCAAGCCGACCCAGCACTTCGCCACCTGGTTCAGCGAACAATATCGCACGCTCTCGCACAAGAATGATCCGAAGTACCAGCAGCGCGGCCCACTCGGCCGGGCCTTCGTCACGAAGAACCCGCTGCTGCCCGACGAACTGTTCGTCGCCAAGGGACTCGATCCGCTGGTGATCGACATGAACAAGAACCTGCCGAACAGCCTGCTGCGGAATCAAAAGAAGTACACCGTGAAAGTCGCCACCTTCCGCGGCGTCGACACGATGAAGCCCAAAGAATTCGACAAGCTCACCAGCGAAAGCAAACACGGCTCGAAGATCGACGAAGCCGCTGAAAAAGCCAACAAGCTGTGCGCCGCGCTCCGCAAGCAAGGTGTCGAAGCCTACGAGTTTCACGACATTTCGGAAAGCATCGTCACGATCGGTTCGTTCGACTCGGTCGGTGAAGAGCGGGCCGACGGCAAGACGGAAATCAATCGCGCTGTGCTCGCCATCATGGAAAAATACAAAGCCGAGCTCATCAACGCCGCCCAACTCGGCGGCCAACAAGGGATGATGCTGAAGTCGATCCCCGGCTGCAAGTACAACAACAAGGACATCAACTTCGATGCCCAACCGGTGCCCGTCGAAGTTCCTCGCCAATCGCTGGCCGCGAATTACAATTCGACCAACAGCCCACTGCGATAGTTTTCGGTGGACTCACGCGAGCAGATCAAAAACAACTCGACCATGCACGTCGGTCAAACGACGATCGATGCCGTTGTGATACCAGGTCAGCCGCGTGTGATCGATGCCGAGTAGATGGAGCACCGTGGCGTGCAGATCGTACACGGTCATTGGGTCGCTGGTTGGTTGATAGCCGACCTCGTCACTCTCGCCGTACGAGAAGCCGCGCTTCACGCCGCCGCCGCACAGCCAGCCGGTGAAGCACAGGTTGTGATGATCACGCCCCTTGCCGTTTTCGCCCTGCGTGAACGGCGTGCGGCCGAACTCGCTCGTCCAAAACACGAGCGTGTCGTCGAGCAAGCCACGGCGCTTTAGATCCTTCAGCAAACCGGCGACCGGTTTGTCGAGCAGCACTCCCTGCGTGTCGTGATTCTGCTTCAGATCTTCGTGCGCATCCCAGTTGATCCGCGGCGAACCGAGCGCGCCGCCGTTGTAAAGTTGCACGAACCGCACGCCCCGCTCGATCAATCGCCGCGCGAGC is drawn from Anatilimnocola floriformis and contains these coding sequences:
- a CDS encoding YheT family hydrolase — protein: MDVHFPSFRPHPWVRGGHLQTILGCYFFHQTITYTATQHRVTLDDGDAIVVHDDRPQKWQPNDPVALLVHGLGGSHQSGYMQRCAKKLNAHGVRVFRMDLRGCGAGIGLARQLCHAGRSDDVAAVLNDINVRCLNSPTAVIGFSMGANMVLKLAGEWADQAPDNVVGVMAVAPPVDLGVTCLNVQKVLRGMYDRSFVTGLRRYIANRERNTPDCTPVPLPASLRGIRDFDACVTAPLSGFADADDYYSQASSGPYLRKIRIPTLIVAAKDDPIVPIDCLQQSQISDAVKLIIADGGGHLGYVAARSKDPDCRWLDWRVVDWTLAHMPGPLVAANWRLTRPNLNTLPGVQHSV
- a CDS encoding DUF1559 family PulG-like putative transporter — encoded protein: MFSFVQPRRHSRSPAFTLVELLVVIAIIGVLVALLLPAVQAAREAARRSQCQNNIKQHGLSLHNFEDSYQQYPALISSASGAVHTVQDKFKPAVGFTLFNWLLPYIEQRPLYEASMLNVGTSVGGKLVYQTPLKAHQCPSETSSPRGMGATTHGGANGWAIGNYAGNYYVVGNPDGSTNADCREGVAKSSELTDGLSNTVVFTERYGTCGNGGDPNGAATNGNLWSDSNQTWQPIFCIGNVAKDPVVLTSGAAYPACAKFQQSPHWYNNCDPILPQTPHPGGIGVCMSDGSVKTISSSIDSAVWAAACNPIDGVALTNWP
- a CDS encoding FeoB-associated Cys-rich membrane protein; its protein translation is MLSSLLIQNLIVGAIVLVATVLLLIRASKYLRPAKSNAGCASGCGGCASQTKMQTNLPANLSSQPKLLQLGQTSRRE
- the ispH gene encoding 4-hydroxy-3-methylbut-2-enyl diphosphate reductase, with the protein product MRIILAAPRGFCAGVNMAIESLDLAIQAFGTPIYVYHEIVHNKYVVETFRDKGAIFVDHLEEVPPGATLLFSAHGVSPAIRNLAKERKLRAIDATCPLVTKVHLEAIRFARDGYTIFLIGHEGHDEVIGTMGEAPAAIQLVETEEDIAALSYPPDAKLAFLTQTTLSVDDANRIIRCLKERFPQIIGPPKEDICYATTNRQEAVRTLAVEADLVLVLGSQNSSNSQRLRELATEHGVQAYLIDGQADVDDKWFEGVETVVMTAGASAPESVVQECVEYLREHFHATVEVRTLRLEDIHFPLPRELRGLQISQS
- a CDS encoding N-acyl-D-amino-acid deacylase family protein, whose amino-acid sequence is MFDTIIHGGEIIDGTGAPRIRGDVGLLDGRIAAVGELSSVAAAARIDATGRIVAPGFVDVHNHSDGWLLSQTNFWPKTSQGFTTEVLMADGISYAPVDRHTWRQWIFYLRALNGLRLQEYRDWESIGEYCALLDGHTAQNVATHVPYANCRTLHAGFGHRPLDDYQRRNIRREIEMGMEQGGVGLSTGLDYLTQCAATTDELVDACRAIARFDGLYVTHIRYKAGLFVALDEAVEIGKRAGVKVHISHLKGTTPQEVDQVLEFLERARREVDLSFDVYPYQRSSTMLNYLLPYEAWREGPLQVVANMGRDELLARFRVGLANLGVSLDKFHIAWTSSGNNSIHHGKLLSDYIAEMNRPAEEALYHLLIEENLAMLLVINAGDDSLVQPLLAHDLYMMGSDGIWFPDSSSVHAVKNSVVHPRVYGSTGRLLGSCVREQRLFSLESAVQKLSGVPAARFGLRDRGVIREGAWADLVVFDAVTVADHATYEQPQQICAGIEHVLVNGQVIVKNAAPIEFNGSAPGKFLRYQP
- a CDS encoding glutaredoxin family protein, producing MTEHQVTIYTRAGCHLCDDARELLERYGLSPELVDIDADPALRERYTTCVPVVLIDGKERFRGKVNEVLLRRLL
- a CDS encoding [protein-PII] uridylyltransferase family protein, whose translation is MEIRTLVSLLDQSSDVAETLQAWRVSDPAAARHALLDLADGGVPLDLLATLCSQLDTLLPETPDPLTVLEGVRQFILASRSPLSFAALVERDATTLPMLVRVLAWGGVWRETILRDPEAFDLLRLTEGQPVERATLVADVTAEATHLLDERSQISALRRIKRREQLRIFYGERVGKHKPELVWQQLTYLAEALLAGGLAAAQQKLQASKTATGSPRRVVPLGAVSLLAFGRCGAGEQDYGERLQLLLLHETLPADDAQRRAAADQYERLARQLFRLLTENTDLGIAYKVELQSIPNRETSPTVIAANEAAALFDEFGRTWHRQSFTQARCVAGDRPLADSFLQQLQPWVFRRLLSRADEAGLRALKRRIVRRAELAAASAEKHDIEIGPGGLFDFEQTIQFLRLLSGGDQPRVRLPGTLDAIAGLEQEGSISVQERTALEDAYLALRKELHAAQTSASDSAAARSTGPSPVTYELLRGLLQAAFPDETDPPPEVDLLQAPHPTAAEAAQILSPYRFQDCATALRHLNDLASERTAFLSTRRCRYYLSSIIGRLLTAIAATPQPDVTLANLSRVSDSLGCKGVLWELFHSHQPSLELYVRVCGCSPYLSDLMITNPGMLDELLDSLQLRRHPELAELQRTWQELQRGGGPALPKLLALKASRHLQIGVRDVLQREPIEATHRALSDVAEVALAVVARQEFDRLVEKHGRPMIEEGPFAGEQCGFVILGLGKLGGQEPNYHSDLQIAFVYEAEGSTQGVERAKRVQPTTNGHFFTQLAQRVLKEVSQSTPQGRLHPLEAGLRPLGTAGPLANSLADLAAHFQSGEAPLAHWLSLLKARAIFGPAPSQATAMNAVRQWLTARPWQQADARQLYHDRLQLDQGAAAFNVKRGVGGTLDIETVVQRLQLEHAHRHPRILVPGTLAAIQALEEAGIFSQTEAARWSESYRLLRRIEGGIRLLNTRDRHVLPGDGVDLQRLALLLDYPSPDDLLTACKQTMTSNRERFHAAFADALQWLEEQNQ